The segment GGTTCCAGTCGGCCAGATAATATTCCAAAGCATGGGAAACAGAGTTGTCATATTGTTCGCGTAACGGAACATAGCCTAAAGAGAAATAATCATTGGCATCCGGACGAAGCAGATTAAATTCGCCAGGAGTTGTAGCTCCTTTACGCATGGCTTCATAGGCTGTTGTCGTGTCGAAATCACGTAAGCCTTTCATCCAGGCATCTACGATATAAGGGATTGAAGGATCACCTTCCATGGTGAATGTCTCCCGACCGTAAAGTTCCCATTTCGGTAACCATCCATTTTCCTTATACATATCAATCATAGTCTGGATAATATCCAACTGACGGTCCGGATACAGTAAAGTCATGAGTGAACTGACATTGCGGTAAGTATCCCACAACGAGAATACTGTATAACGGTTACCGCTTGTCTTACCTACTTCCAGGCTCTCCATCTTCGGATATTCACCGTTGACGTCCTGTAAAATATTCGGATGAATCAGCAAATGATACAGACCTGTGTAGAAGATTGTCTTTTCATCGTTCGTTCCGCCTTCTACTGTGATGCGTGATAAATCGTCGTTCCACTTATCGCGGGCAGCAGAAGCAATCTTGTCGAAATCGAAACCCGGTTGTTCGGCTTTCAAGTTCTCGCGGGCGTTCTCGATACTGACGAATGAAACACCGATCTTTACCTCGATCTGTTCCTGTTCGGCTACATCGTATTTGAACCAGACACCTACGTCGTCTCCACTGATTTCGCGGGTATATTTCGTGTATAGTTTGTATTTACCTGCATCAGCGTCCCACTGAGCCTCTACACCTTTCATCTCGCGTTGCTTTTTCCAATATCCTTTTTCCTTTGGAGCCTTGTTGACCTGCATAACGAAATAAATCGGAAAGACTGCTTGTGGGTTATAACAGAATGTTCCCATCAGTTTGCTTCCTTCGATTTCTGTATCACTGACAAAGCGGACAGTTGCACCGGTTTCGTTGGTCAGACCTTCTCCTAAATTGAGCAGGATATTCCCTTGTCCTTTCGGGAAAGTGAAGCGGCTTAATCCTGTACGAGGCGTAGCTGTGACTTCCGTCTTGATATTATATTTAGTCAGAATATTACTGTAATATCCCGGATGGGCTACTTCCTTTTCATAATGGCTGCCATATTCATGGTAATCTACTTTCAGCTCTCCGGAAGTCGGCATCAATAATAATCCTCCTAATTCGGGACAACCTACACCGCTCAGATTAACGTGAGCATAACCGGTGAAGAAGTCATTGTCGGATGTATAGGGTGTTGACCACCACCGACTGTCTTTATCAAACTCGTTGGTTTCTGACCCCATGACATTAAAAGGCGTCACACTCATCATTCCTTGGGGACAGACAGCTCCGGGGTTCGTAGTTCCGAAATTGCTGGTCCCGATAAATGGATTGACATAATCGACAGGCTGCTGTGCGAAAGCGAAACTTCCGCCACACAACAAGAGCGTCAATAATTGTTTTTTCATGTTTGTCTGTTTATTTGTGTTTAAAATATATGTATGTTAATTACCAGATGACGATTTCATCTACGAAAATAAATCCGCCATTAGGCTTATTTTTCGCTTTTACTTGTAAATAGCGTGCTTTCCAGTTTCCGTTAAAGGTATATTCCTGGAAAATCAGATCCGGATTTTCGCGGGAAACGGTAGTCGGAATAATTCCCTGCGATGTGAAATTCTTCCCGTCTTCGGATGTCAGGATTTCTACCTGTTCAGGCTGATATACCCAAGGACCTTTCAGTTGCATCCATTTCGAAGAGACTTGATGCAGATCCATGACTTCGCCCAGATCAATGACACAGTCTAAATTGTCTGTGTAACCCTGCCAACGCTGGTCAAGATAAGTCAGTCCTCCTCGGTAACCATCAATAATGGCATTCATGCCTCCGGCCATATAACCCGGGTACAGACGGCTGTTGAAGCGGATGCTTTTCCCAATTCCTTTATGGTAATCAACGCGCTGCTCGGAAACTCGGTCCTGTAACTGACCGTCTACGAAGATGCCTGCTACAATTTTAGCCGAGTCTTTGACAACAATCGGTTCCTGATAGATAGGTGAAGACGCTGTCGGGGTAGATCCATCTGTTGTATAGTGGATTTCAGCCGGATATTTCTCAGCATCCATGGTTACGCGGATTTCCTTCTTGACTGTATCTACAACCATGTCAAATTCCAGTTCGTTGGAAAGCGGGAAAGGATTCAATCCCATCCGTTGTAGGACTGGGATGTGTGCATTAACACGTGGTTTGAAATCTTGCCAATCCCGTTTTTCCTGCGGAGTCCAACCGATTTCTGCCACGGCAAGGGCACGAGGGAACATCATATACTCTAAATGTTCTGGAGTAGGAATATATTCAGTCCACGTATTCGCTTGTACACCCAGAAAATGCTTGGCTTCTTCGGCTGTCAGCGAATCCTGAGGGATCGGATTGTAACTATATACTTTCCGGATCGGCGTATATCCGCCAATGGCTACCGGTTGATGTCGGGGATCAGCTTGATAGAAGTCGAAATACATATAATTGCCCGGCGTCATGATGACATCATGCCCCATACGTGCTGATTTGAATCCGGCCGCTTCACCACGCCATGACATAACAGTCGCTTCGGGAGCCAGTCCGCCTTCCAGAATTTCATCCCAACCGATCAGACGGCGGCCTTTGGAATTCAGAAATTCTTCAGCTTTATGGATCATGTAGCTTTGTAACTCATCGACATTGGTGAGTTTCTCTTTCTTCATCAATGCCTGGCATTTCGGACAAGTTTTCCACGCATTCTTGGCTGCTTCGTCACCACCGATATGTATGTACTCAGAAGGGAAGAGTTCAATAACTTCTGATAGTACATTTTCCATAAACTCGAAAGTTTTCGGGTTGCCGATACAGAAATCACCTCCGGTATGTGACTTCCCGGCACAACATAATTCGGGATAAGCCACGAATACTTCATCTGAATGGGACGGAAATTCAATTTCTGGAATAATAGTAATATGTTTCTCGGCGGCATAAGCTACTAATTCGCGGATATCGTCTTTGGTGTAATAACCACCATAAGCTCCTTTTGTCCCTTCTTTTACGTACTGACGATCTTTACCGTTATCCCACCATTCACGCCAATCAGATTGGGTTCGGAAGGCGCCCTCTTGTGTCAGTTTTGGATATTTGTCGATTTGCAGACGCCAGCCTCCAGCATCTGTGAGGTGAAGATGCAGGGTATTCAGCTTGTAGTACGACATAACATTCATTAGCTTCTTGACTTCCTCTTTGTCGAAGAAATGACGGGAAACATCAAGATGCAGACCTCGATAGGGGAAACGAGGATGATCATTGATCTTTACATAAGGCAATCCGTCAGGAGTAAGCAGTTGCAGTAAAGTTTGCTTGCCATAGAATAATCCGGTTTCTGTCTTAGCAACCAGACGAACTCCTGCTCCATCAACTTCCAGACGATAGCCTTCATCTGGAATATCTGATGCATTCGGATCTACTTGAAAGTTTACTTTGTTGCTGGCCGAACCTGCTCCGACAAGCATTGCATGACCAATTTTAAACATGCCATCCGATTGTGTCATTTCAAATGGCTCTGGTATCAGTTGAATTTGTGTTTCTACTGTTTGATTACAGGAGGTAAAAAAGACAGAACCAACCAGTAATGTTCCGCCTAGTATCTTACCCACACGTTTTGGTATTAGCATACGAGTAAATTATTAATGATTAAACGAATTCAGCAGATAGAGGTTATAATGTGTTCCTTAAGCTTGTTGCTGACGGAATTTTCGGAACTGCCTGATCAATACAATGGCTGTTACGATGGTTGCCGTCAAGTCCGCAATAGGAATACTAACCCACACTCCAAATGTACCCCAAATTCTTGGTAAAACAATTAAACACGGTACTAAAAATAACATCTGGCGTGTCAATGAGAGAAAAATAGCCGTTCTCGACAATCCTACCGATAAGAAAAAGTTCGTTGATACCATTTGGAACCCAACG is part of the Parabacteroides sp. AD58 genome and harbors:
- a CDS encoding GH92 family glycosyl hydrolase, encoding MKKQLLTLLLCGGSFAFAQQPVDYVNPFIGTSNFGTTNPGAVCPQGMMSVTPFNVMGSETNEFDKDSRWWSTPYTSDNDFFTGYAHVNLSGVGCPELGGLLLMPTSGELKVDYHEYGSHYEKEVAHPGYYSNILTKYNIKTEVTATPRTGLSRFTFPKGQGNILLNLGEGLTNETGATVRFVSDTEIEGSKLMGTFCYNPQAVFPIYFVMQVNKAPKEKGYWKKQREMKGVEAQWDADAGKYKLYTKYTREISGDDVGVWFKYDVAEQEQIEVKIGVSFVSIENARENLKAEQPGFDFDKIASAARDKWNDDLSRITVEGGTNDEKTIFYTGLYHLLIHPNILQDVNGEYPKMESLEVGKTSGNRYTVFSLWDTYRNVSSLMTLLYPDRQLDIIQTMIDMYKENGWLPKWELYGRETFTMEGDPSIPYIVDAWMKGLRDFDTTTAYEAMRKGATTPGEFNLLRPDANDYFSLGYVPLREQYDNSVSHALEYYLADWNLSQFAEALGKKEDAKLFYDRSMGYKHYYCKDFGTLRPILPDGKFYEPFDPKQGENFEPSPGFHEGNAWNYTFYVPHDIKGLAKLMGGNKKFVNKLQGVFDDGNYDPANEPDIAYPYLFSYFKGEEWRTQKEVHKILKSGYHNAPNGVPGNEDAGTMSTWAIFSMMGFYPACPGDADYVLTSPVFDKITIHLDKKYYPAGDLVIEASHATPESIYIQSIQAGGKKLKGYTISHQDLVKAGTLKFTLGDQPKK
- a CDS encoding family 20 glycosylhydrolase; translation: MLIPKRVGKILGGTLLVGSVFFTSCNQTVETQIQLIPEPFEMTQSDGMFKIGHAMLVGAGSASNKVNFQVDPNASDIPDEGYRLEVDGAGVRLVAKTETGLFYGKQTLLQLLTPDGLPYVKINDHPRFPYRGLHLDVSRHFFDKEEVKKLMNVMSYYKLNTLHLHLTDAGGWRLQIDKYPKLTQEGAFRTQSDWREWWDNGKDRQYVKEGTKGAYGGYYTKDDIRELVAYAAEKHITIIPEIEFPSHSDEVFVAYPELCCAGKSHTGGDFCIGNPKTFEFMENVLSEVIELFPSEYIHIGGDEAAKNAWKTCPKCQALMKKEKLTNVDELQSYMIHKAEEFLNSKGRRLIGWDEILEGGLAPEATVMSWRGEAAGFKSARMGHDVIMTPGNYMYFDFYQADPRHQPVAIGGYTPIRKVYSYNPIPQDSLTAEEAKHFLGVQANTWTEYIPTPEHLEYMMFPRALAVAEIGWTPQEKRDWQDFKPRVNAHIPVLQRMGLNPFPLSNELEFDMVVDTVKKEIRVTMDAEKYPAEIHYTTDGSTPTASSPIYQEPIVVKDSAKIVAGIFVDGQLQDRVSEQRVDYHKGIGKSIRFNSRLYPGYMAGGMNAIIDGYRGGLTYLDQRWQGYTDNLDCVIDLGEVMDLHQVSSKWMQLKGPWVYQPEQVEILTSEDGKNFTSQGIIPTTVSRENPDLIFQEYTFNGNWKARYLQVKAKNKPNGGFIFVDEIVIW